From one Candidatus Palauibacter scopulicola genomic stretch:
- a CDS encoding VirB8/TrbF family protein, producing MMKRDRDAGREYAEIWGEAVQANRKLRTILIFLSASIVLGVFVLLRIAGTEPPKPIVVRVDEVGRAEALAYEAATAQADPLDPTTKYFLNRFVHDFHSRRRATAQEQWTRSLRFLSTDLANAAFQRDGAEVASVAAGTADTETEVEQVVLRIHPAPEPPHGATADFDLVHLRGEQELRRERWSLTLRFEFLDSISNELVVHNPMGLLVTYMRADRALVTGDER from the coding sequence ATGATGAAACGAGACCGTGACGCGGGCCGCGAATACGCCGAGATCTGGGGCGAGGCCGTGCAGGCGAACCGGAAGCTCCGGACGATCCTGATTTTCCTGTCGGCGAGCATCGTGCTTGGCGTCTTCGTGCTGCTTCGGATCGCGGGCACCGAGCCGCCCAAGCCCATCGTCGTGCGGGTGGACGAGGTGGGCCGGGCCGAGGCGCTGGCCTACGAGGCGGCGACGGCGCAGGCCGACCCGCTCGATCCGACGACGAAGTACTTCCTCAACCGGTTCGTCCACGACTTCCACTCCCGCCGCCGCGCGACGGCGCAGGAGCAATGGACGCGGAGCCTCCGGTTCCTCTCGACGGATCTGGCGAACGCCGCGTTCCAAAGGGACGGTGCGGAGGTCGCGAGCGTGGCGGCGGGTACCGCCGACACCGAAACCGAAGTCGAGCAGGTCGTGCTCCGCATCCACCCCGCGCCCGAGCCGCCGCACGGCGCGACGGCGGACTTCGACCTCGTGCATCTGAGGGGCGAACAGGAGCTGCGCCGCGAGCGCTGGTCGCTCACGCTCCGGTTCGAGTTCCTCGACAGCATTTCGAACGAACTCGTCGTTCACAACCCGATGGGGCTCCTCGTCACCTACATGCGGGCCGACCGGGCGCTCGTGACGGGAGACGAGCGATGA